One region of Candidatus Macondimonas diazotrophica genomic DNA includes:
- a CDS encoding PA2778 family cysteine peptidase encodes MRKKVIRLAAVLAALILLKGCTLTVPALDRPTERMPVQELTDVPFFPQRDYECGPAALAEVLTYSGIARSPDDLVAQVYLPGRQGSLQAEMIAAARRHGRLIYPVKTPREMQDQLQAGWPVLVFQNLGLPQYPRWHYAVLVGWEPGRNVILRSGTTRRAVLNEATFLRTWEWGGAWAQVVLAPGQLPARADPDRYLAAAWNLESIGQTDAALSAYQAATRRWPADDLTWLAWSNLLLDAQGAAAALDAITQGLRHNPDSDALRLNKAGILLALGQPADALPIAREIASRDGVWREQAAGLLRRIEAGDGA; translated from the coding sequence ATGAGAAAGAAAGTGATACGACTCGCCGCAGTGCTGGCGGCACTCATCCTCCTCAAGGGTTGTACGCTGACCGTTCCGGCACTGGATCGGCCGACTGAGAGGATGCCGGTTCAGGAATTGACTGATGTCCCATTTTTCCCTCAGCGGGACTACGAATGTGGTCCAGCCGCCTTGGCGGAAGTCCTGACCTACAGCGGAATCGCGCGATCGCCGGATGACCTGGTGGCGCAGGTTTATCTGCCGGGTCGGCAGGGCAGCCTGCAGGCTGAGATGATCGCAGCGGCTCGGCGTCACGGGCGCTTGATCTATCCCGTGAAGACGCCTCGGGAAATGCAAGACCAGCTGCAGGCTGGCTGGCCGGTGCTGGTATTTCAGAATCTGGGATTGCCGCAATATCCACGGTGGCATTATGCCGTTCTGGTGGGCTGGGAACCCGGTCGCAATGTGATCTTGCGGTCGGGGACGACTCGTCGGGCCGTGCTCAACGAGGCGACCTTTCTGCGGACCTGGGAGTGGGGCGGCGCGTGGGCGCAGGTGGTGCTGGCGCCGGGCCAGCTGCCAGCCCGGGCAGATCCAGACCGGTACCTGGCGGCAGCGTGGAATCTGGAGTCGATCGGACAGACCGACGCGGCGCTGAGCGCCTATCAGGCGGCCACCCGCCGCTGGCCGGCGGATGATCTGACCTGGCTTGCCTGGTCGAATCTACTACTCGATGCCCAGGGCGCGGCTGCTGCGCTCGATGCGATCACCCAAGGGCTGCGCCACAATCCGGACAGCGATGCGCTTCGGTTGAACAAGGCGGGAATTCTTCTGGCACTGGGCCAACCGGCGGATGCTCTGCCGATCGCTCGGGAAATTGCGTCGCGCGATGGGGTCTGGCGAGAGCAGGCGGCAGGCTTGCTGCGCCGCATTGAGGCCGGTGATGGCGCGTGA
- a CDS encoding TerC family protein: METVGNMWLWAGFFAFALAMIGMDLFLLGGRKAHKVSLREAGAWSVAWVTLALLFCAGFWWYLDGAMGRDIANQKATEFLTGYLIEKSLAVDNIFVWLMLFSYFAIPAEYQRRVLLFGVLGAIVMRTVMILLGAWLLARFHWILYVFGAFLLFTGFKMAFFAEHEPNLEKNPMLRWMRGHLRITDKLEGESFWVMKNGMRWFTPLFVVLVLVEITDLIFAVDSIPAIFAVTSDPFIVLTSNIFAILGLRAMYFLLADFAGRFSLLKYGLAAVLIFIGAKMLLLDVYKIPVSWSLMVVAVLIVSSVLASLWITRNRPQLAHPAARDPG; this comes from the coding sequence ATGGAAACCGTGGGAAATATGTGGCTTTGGGCAGGTTTTTTCGCATTCGCCCTCGCCATGATCGGTATGGATCTTTTTCTGCTGGGTGGCCGCAAGGCACACAAGGTCTCGCTGCGTGAGGCTGGCGCGTGGTCTGTCGCTTGGGTGACCCTGGCGCTCCTGTTCTGCGCGGGATTCTGGTGGTATCTCGACGGCGCCATGGGGCGCGATATCGCGAACCAGAAAGCCACGGAATTCCTGACTGGTTACCTCATCGAGAAGTCGCTCGCGGTCGACAACATCTTTGTCTGGCTCATGCTGTTCAGCTACTTCGCTATCCCGGCCGAGTATCAGCGACGGGTTTTGCTCTTTGGTGTCCTCGGCGCCATCGTTATGCGCACAGTGATGATTCTTCTGGGGGCTTGGCTGCTGGCCCGTTTTCACTGGATTCTGTACGTGTTTGGCGCCTTTTTGCTATTCACGGGCTTCAAGATGGCATTTTTCGCCGAGCACGAGCCCAATCTCGAAAAGAACCCCATGCTTCGCTGGATGCGCGGACATTTGCGGATCACGGATAAACTCGAGGGTGAGTCGTTCTGGGTCATGAAGAATGGCATGCGGTGGTTTACGCCGCTGTTCGTGGTGCTGGTGCTGGTAGAGATCACTGATCTTATCTTTGCAGTCGACAGCATCCCGGCCATTTTTGCCGTCACCTCCGATCCCTTCATCGTGCTGACCTCGAACATCTTCGCTATTCTGGGTCTGCGTGCGATGTATTTCCTTTTGGCTGATTTTGCCGGCCGCTTCAGTTTGCTGAAATATGGCCTGGCGGCTGTGCTGATTTTCATCGGTGCCAAGATGCTGTTGCTCGATGTGTACAAGATTCCTGTTTCGTGGTCTCTCATGGTGGTCGCCGTCTTGATTGTCTCGTCCGTGCTGGCGAGTCTATGGATCACCCGTAATCGACCGCAGCTGGCGCACCCGGCGGCGCGTGATCCGGGATGA
- a CDS encoding phage holin family protein translates to MPGFLIRLFVTALALGIASAIVPGIQISGFWTLLGAAFLLGLANAIIRPILVILTLPITLLTLGLFLWVINAAMLGLVAAVMEDFTISGFFPAMLAALVVSLVSWMASWYVGPAGRIEVYTAQGR, encoded by the coding sequence ATGCCTGGTTTTCTGATTCGTTTGTTTGTCACTGCGCTGGCATTGGGGATCGCTTCTGCGATCGTCCCCGGTATCCAGATCAGTGGATTCTGGACGCTCCTGGGCGCCGCTTTCCTGCTGGGATTGGCCAATGCCATCATCCGGCCGATTTTGGTCATCCTGACCTTGCCGATCACCTTGCTGACACTGGGCTTGTTTCTGTGGGTGATCAATGCCGCCATGCTGGGATTGGTTGCCGCCGTCATGGAAGACTTCACGATCAGCGGATTTTTCCCAGCCATGCTGGCGGCGCTGGTGGTGAGTCTGGTGAGCTGGATGGCATCCTGGTATGTCGGCCCTGCCGGTCGGATCGAGGTGTATACGGCGCAGGGGCGGTGA
- the pfkA gene encoding 6-phosphofructokinase, giving the protein MSSNSAVKPIQRIAVMTSGGDSPGMNAAIRAVVRYALHHGIEVMGIQRGFFGLVNDDLIALGPREVGGKIQEGGTFLRSARLPEFKQTEVQQRALEVLARRRIGGLVVIGGDGSLAGATALHQQGFPVVGIPASIDNDIVGTDATIGMDTALNTILEAVDRLRDTASSHGRIFIVEAMGRHCGYLALMAGYTGGAEVIHIPELPLELEEILATVEQAWIREKAHVIVMVAEGAAHSFSEIAAYIEEKHKGFECRVTQLGHVQRGGRPTHFDRLLASRLGVKAVECLRAGQTGTMVGLQGTQLVAVPLADVVGHNKQAPAEEYQIIRILAQ; this is encoded by the coding sequence ATGAGTTCGAATTCAGCAGTGAAGCCGATCCAGCGCATTGCGGTCATGACCAGCGGTGGCGATTCGCCGGGCATGAACGCGGCGATCCGAGCCGTGGTCCGGTATGCACTCCATCATGGGATCGAAGTGATGGGCATCCAGCGTGGATTCTTCGGCCTGGTGAATGATGATCTGATTGCGCTCGGACCCCGTGAGGTCGGCGGCAAGATCCAGGAGGGTGGAACCTTTCTGCGCAGCGCGCGCCTGCCGGAATTCAAGCAGACCGAGGTTCAGCAGCGCGCCTTGGAGGTGCTGGCGCGTCGGCGCATCGGTGGCCTGGTCGTCATCGGCGGAGATGGCTCGCTGGCCGGCGCCACCGCCCTGCATCAACAGGGCTTTCCGGTGGTCGGAATCCCGGCCAGCATCGACAACGATATCGTGGGAACCGACGCCACCATTGGCATGGATACGGCGTTGAATACCATTCTGGAAGCGGTGGATCGCCTGCGCGATACCGCCAGCAGTCACGGGCGCATCTTCATCGTCGAGGCCATGGGCCGGCATTGTGGCTATCTCGCCCTGATGGCGGGCTATACCGGCGGCGCCGAGGTGATCCACATTCCCGAGCTGCCGCTGGAACTCGAGGAGATCCTTGCCACGGTCGAGCAGGCCTGGATCCGCGAGAAGGCGCACGTCATCGTGATGGTGGCTGAAGGCGCAGCCCATTCCTTCAGTGAGATTGCTGCGTACATCGAAGAGAAGCACAAGGGTTTCGAATGCCGCGTGACCCAGCTCGGCCACGTGCAGCGCGGCGGGCGACCCACGCATTTCGACCGTCTGTTGGCCAGCCGCTTGGGTGTCAAGGCTGTCGAGTGTCTGCGTGCGGGACAGACCGGTACCATGGTGGGCCTGCAGGGCACGCAACTGGTGGCCGTTCCGCTGGCCGATGTGGTGGGTCACAACAAGCAGGCACCGGCCGAGGAGTACCAGATCATTCGCATCCTCGCGCAGTAG
- a CDS encoding PA2779 family protein, producing the protein MAPFLIMTLAVPAAHATAVVTTAQAMAQSGIEQTRSERARIQGFLAREDVVKQLVRLGVSPADAQSRVAALTDAEIARIDQHIEQLPAGGNSLIGALVFIFVLLLITDILGLTKVFPFTRSVR; encoded by the coding sequence ATGGCCCCATTTTTGATAATGACCTTGGCAGTTCCAGCGGCTCATGCCACGGCCGTGGTGACCACCGCACAGGCCATGGCGCAATCCGGTATTGAACAGACACGCTCGGAAAGAGCACGCATCCAAGGTTTTCTGGCCCGGGAAGACGTGGTGAAACAATTGGTTCGACTGGGTGTCAGTCCTGCCGATGCCCAGTCTCGTGTTGCGGCCTTGACCGACGCCGAGATCGCCCGGATTGATCAGCACATCGAACAGTTGCCGGCCGGAGGCAACTCACTGATCGGCGCACTGGTATTCATCTTCGTTCTGTTGTTGATCACCGATATTCTGGGACTCACCAAAGTATTCCCATTTACCCGCTCGGTGCGGTAG
- the thiI gene encoding tRNA uracil 4-sulfurtransferase ThiI: MSIPSPAPAVADPFDLASPFERRILVHYGEVALKGRNRIQFEQSLQRTLHHRLRMADVDATVELRHDRLCVRLPPAQTIPMSNITALLREVPGIVNFAPAFHAGVSALDPEAGRVWLGRALIALAADAPPPGAGFAVRVNRAYKKFPLPSTQLERELGSAIALNTPWKRVDLTTPARTFHVDILRDGLYCHIGTQAGLGGLPLGSAGHVLALLSGGIDSPVAACLMAKRGCTVDLLHMTPSHLVQQQIEETPVAALAQQISRYAQRCRLFVLPYTHFDLAIPGDADGYGLLLFRRFLARAGAALAWQIRARAMVSGDSLGQVASQTLENLVSTSQATDMPILRPLIADDKQEIINLARRLGTYALSLAPYKDCCALLSRNPRTRSRAKHLAALEQELIPDYPALIQRTLDQQTVLTYDCGRRIDAPGDSDGG; this comes from the coding sequence ATGTCCATTCCGTCACCCGCCCCTGCCGTCGCCGATCCCTTTGATCTGGCCAGCCCATTCGAACGACGCATTCTCGTGCATTACGGGGAAGTCGCGCTCAAAGGCCGTAACCGCATCCAGTTCGAGCAGAGCTTGCAGCGCACGCTGCATCATCGCCTGCGCATGGCCGACGTCGATGCGACAGTCGAACTGCGCCATGACCGGCTCTGCGTGCGCCTCCCGCCCGCGCAAACCATACCCATGTCGAACATCACTGCCCTGTTGCGCGAGGTGCCGGGCATCGTCAACTTCGCCCCGGCGTTTCATGCCGGAGTCAGCGCCCTGGACCCCGAGGCGGGTCGCGTCTGGCTGGGGCGCGCACTAATCGCGCTAGCGGCCGATGCACCGCCCCCCGGAGCTGGATTCGCCGTTCGCGTTAACCGCGCCTACAAGAAATTCCCGCTTCCTTCGACCCAACTGGAGCGGGAACTGGGAAGCGCAATCGCGTTGAACACGCCCTGGAAACGGGTCGATCTCACCACGCCGGCGCGGACCTTTCACGTCGACATCCTGCGGGACGGCCTTTACTGCCATATCGGCACACAAGCCGGGCTGGGCGGATTGCCACTCGGTAGCGCCGGCCATGTGCTGGCGCTTCTGTCTGGTGGCATCGACTCGCCCGTGGCCGCCTGTCTGATGGCCAAGCGCGGTTGCACGGTCGATCTCTTGCACATGACGCCGAGCCATCTGGTCCAGCAACAGATCGAAGAGACGCCGGTCGCCGCCCTGGCGCAGCAGATCAGCCGCTACGCCCAGCGTTGCCGGCTGTTCGTGCTGCCCTATACGCACTTCGACCTCGCGATTCCCGGCGATGCGGATGGCTATGGCTTACTGCTGTTCCGTCGCTTTCTCGCCCGCGCCGGTGCCGCACTTGCCTGGCAGATTCGGGCGCGCGCCATGGTTTCGGGCGACAGCCTGGGCCAAGTCGCCTCGCAGACACTGGAAAACCTGGTGAGCACCTCACAGGCGACGGACATGCCCATCCTGCGGCCCCTGATCGCCGACGACAAACAGGAAATCATCAACTTGGCGCGGCGGCTGGGCACCTACGCGCTTTCCCTGGCGCCGTACAAGGACTGCTGCGCCCTGCTGAGCCGCAACCCGCGCACACGCTCGCGGGCCAAGCATCTGGCGGCGCTGGAACAGGAACTGATCCCGGATTACCCAGCGCTCATCCAGCGCACCCTGGATCAACAAACCGTGCTCACCTACGACTGCGGTCGCAGGATCGATGCGCCGGGTGATTCCGACGGGGGTTAA
- a CDS encoding heavy metal translocating P-type ATPase — MTCAACVRRVEKALERLEGVESARVNLATHQATVDYQPAGQTPEDLVEAIARAGYEAHVFEPRTGSGSRPVPAGAPQEQWRQPLILALAFTVPLVLLSMGRMLPGMHAWTAARLDEQGWQLLEWVLATPVVFWAGRRFHRSGLRELRHGSPGMHSLVMIGALAAYGYSLVALIAPGVFPPGSATTYFEAAAVIITLVILGRGMEARARGRASMAIAKLLRLQATTTRRWTSGDWQEVGIDAVRPGDRLLVRPGERIPTDAVVVDGRSYVDESMVTGEPIPVAKDVGAELIGGTINRDGTLTVAAVRVGADTTLARIVRMVAEAQADKPPIQQLADRIAGVFVPIVLALSALTFVVWLLIGPDPALSYAFTTAVSVLLIACPCAMGLATPTAILVASGRGSDLGILFRRGSALDLLAEVDLVLFDKTGTLTEGRPEVATLKARSGDAALLSRAAAVEAMSEHPIAEAVVRAAQTRGLSWPVASDIQVAVGLGVRGMVGGAEVAVGAPRYMAQLDCETSDFTAALQTIAAAAQTPVCIAINGVVQGVLGVADRPRDGATEMVAALRAMGLSVGMVTGDQQATAQAIAGRLGIDRIHAEVLPTGKGEAVDSLQKQGLRVAFVGDGINDAPALARADVGIAMGTGTDIAIETGGVVLMRSDPRGVAQAIALARRTRRTIQLNFVWAYGYNLLLIPVAAGALYPLAGLLMNPMLAAGAMSLSSVLVVFNSLRLQRFRPDR, encoded by the coding sequence ATGACCTGCGCTGCCTGTGTCCGCCGGGTCGAAAAGGCGCTTGAGCGACTCGAGGGTGTCGAGTCCGCACGCGTCAATCTGGCGACTCATCAAGCGACTGTGGACTACCAACCAGCGGGGCAGACCCCTGAAGATCTGGTCGAGGCCATTGCGCGCGCGGGCTATGAGGCCCATGTCTTCGAGCCCCGAACCGGCTCGGGGTCGAGGCCGGTTCCGGCAGGGGCACCGCAAGAGCAATGGCGCCAACCGCTGATTCTGGCGCTTGCCTTCACGGTACCGCTGGTGCTGCTGTCCATGGGCCGGATGCTGCCGGGGATGCATGCGTGGACCGCCGCGCGATTGGATGAGCAGGGATGGCAGCTGCTCGAGTGGGTACTCGCGACGCCCGTGGTGTTCTGGGCCGGACGACGGTTTCATCGCAGTGGTCTGCGCGAGCTGCGTCATGGCAGTCCGGGCATGCACAGTCTGGTGATGATCGGCGCCTTGGCTGCCTATGGGTATTCGCTCGTCGCATTGATTGCACCCGGCGTGTTCCCGCCCGGTTCAGCAACGACCTATTTCGAGGCTGCGGCTGTCATCATCACGCTCGTCATCCTCGGGCGTGGCATGGAGGCGCGCGCTCGCGGTCGGGCGTCCATGGCCATCGCCAAACTGCTTCGCTTGCAGGCCACGACTACCCGTCGATGGACATCCGGTGACTGGCAGGAGGTCGGCATCGACGCGGTGCGTCCGGGCGACCGGTTGCTGGTTCGCCCCGGGGAACGCATTCCCACCGATGCCGTCGTTGTGGACGGCCGCAGCTACGTCGATGAATCCATGGTGACCGGGGAGCCAATTCCGGTGGCCAAGGACGTGGGCGCTGAGCTGATCGGCGGAACCATCAACCGGGATGGGACCTTGACCGTGGCGGCCGTGCGGGTTGGCGCCGATACGACGCTGGCGCGGATTGTCCGAATGGTCGCCGAGGCGCAGGCCGACAAACCGCCTATCCAACAACTCGCCGACCGTATCGCCGGGGTGTTCGTGCCCATTGTGCTGGCACTTTCGGCACTCACCTTTGTGGTCTGGCTGCTGATCGGACCGGATCCTGCGCTCAGCTACGCCTTCACCACGGCCGTGAGCGTGTTGCTCATCGCCTGTCCCTGCGCCATGGGTCTGGCCACGCCGACAGCCATCCTGGTGGCATCTGGGCGCGGGAGCGATCTCGGGATCCTGTTTCGTCGCGGCAGTGCACTGGATTTGCTGGCCGAAGTGGATCTGGTGCTGTTCGATAAGACCGGCACGCTCACCGAAGGGCGCCCGGAGGTGGCCACGCTGAAGGCGCGCAGCGGTGACGCGGCGCTGCTGAGCCGGGCCGCCGCCGTCGAGGCGATGAGCGAACACCCGATCGCCGAGGCAGTGGTGCGTGCGGCGCAGACGCGTGGCCTGTCTTGGCCCGTGGCAAGCGACATTCAGGTGGCAGTCGGGCTGGGCGTCCGCGGCATGGTCGGCGGTGCCGAGGTTGCCGTGGGTGCGCCGCGATACATGGCGCAGCTGGATTGCGAAACCAGCGACTTCACGGCCGCGCTGCAGACCATCGCAGCGGCGGCGCAGACCCCCGTCTGTATCGCGATCAATGGCGTGGTTCAGGGTGTTCTGGGGGTCGCGGACCGGCCGCGAGACGGGGCTACCGAAATGGTTGCGGCATTGCGTGCAATGGGACTGTCGGTCGGTATGGTCACGGGCGATCAGCAAGCGACGGCGCAAGCCATCGCCGGGCGTCTGGGAATCGACCGGATCCACGCGGAGGTGCTGCCGACCGGCAAGGGGGAGGCGGTAGATTCACTCCAGAAGCAGGGACTGCGCGTGGCCTTCGTTGGCGATGGGATCAACGATGCACCCGCACTGGCGCGGGCCGATGTCGGCATCGCCATGGGTACCGGGACGGATATCGCCATCGAGACCGGCGGGGTGGTGTTGATGCGCAGCGATCCGCGCGGGGTGGCTCAGGCGATTGCGCTGGCCCGCCGGACCCGTCGGACCATCCAGCTCAACTTCGTATGGGCTTATGGCTACAACTTGCTGCTGATCCCGGTGGCTGCTGGTGCGTTGTATCCTCTGGCCGGGTTATTGATGAATCCGATGTTGGCGGCCGGGGCAATGAGCCTGTCGAGTGTTCTGGTGGTTTTCAATTCCCTGCGTTTGCAACGCTTTCGTCCTGATCGTTGA
- a CDS encoding alkane 1-monooxygenase, translated as MIKYLRYTLMHLTLLAVIVSIFAGGPWILVTGAVAGAFLFLGDHFMGDYLDEPEYAHPGILNALLYLVLPLLAAGSLAQAWMLGSGDFLGIGTAIQNMTGFDVFAARAQTGLASILGTIVVLGVLIAAAGTNVGHELTHRTWSRRDMILGRWMLAFSANPDFAVEHVYNHHARVATIGDPATARRKDTNFWLWVPGAIWHEHVAAWRFEIDRLRKIGKPVLSVDNSMLRGYAMVLALAGIFFAAAGWLGVAVFLATALVGKLTLEVANYMEHFGLVRVPDEPVQPRHSWNTNKRMSSFVLYSLTRHSAHHEQGDLPFWVLKPYPDAPEMPHGYAGTFLAALCPPLWRRMITPLLLEWDAKQASPAEREIAQKENALSDIAELRRTTLAAG; from the coding sequence ATGATCAAATATTTACGCTACACACTGATGCATCTCACCTTGCTGGCCGTCATCGTCAGCATCTTCGCAGGGGGTCCCTGGATTCTCGTGACGGGGGCCGTCGCCGGCGCCTTTCTGTTCCTCGGCGATCACTTCATGGGCGACTACCTGGATGAACCCGAGTATGCCCATCCCGGCATTCTCAATGCTCTGCTGTACCTGGTATTGCCCCTATTGGCCGCCGGTAGCCTGGCACAAGCCTGGATGCTCGGCAGCGGCGACTTCCTCGGCATCGGTACGGCCATCCAAAACATGACCGGCTTTGATGTCTTCGCTGCACGCGCGCAGACCGGACTGGCCAGTATCCTGGGCACCATCGTCGTGTTGGGGGTGCTGATCGCCGCAGCCGGAACCAATGTAGGTCATGAGCTCACGCATCGGACCTGGAGCCGGCGCGACATGATTCTGGGACGCTGGATGCTGGCGTTCAGCGCCAATCCGGATTTCGCTGTGGAGCATGTATATAACCACCACGCTCGTGTCGCGACGATTGGTGACCCGGCAACGGCCCGGCGCAAGGACACCAACTTCTGGCTGTGGGTTCCGGGCGCCATCTGGCATGAGCATGTGGCGGCTTGGCGTTTCGAAATCGACCGTCTGCGCAAGATCGGCAAGCCGGTACTGTCCGTCGATAATTCGATGCTGCGTGGTTATGCCATGGTGCTTGCGCTGGCCGGCATTTTCTTCGCTGCCGCCGGCTGGCTCGGTGTCGCGGTATTCTTGGCAACGGCCTTGGTCGGCAAGCTCACGCTAGAAGTAGCCAACTACATGGAACACTTCGGTCTGGTGCGCGTTCCCGATGAGCCGGTCCAGCCGCGGCATTCCTGGAATACCAACAAGCGCATGTCGAGCTTCGTGCTCTACTCGCTGACCCGCCACTCCGCGCATCACGAGCAGGGCGACCTGCCGTTCTGGGTGCTCAAGCCCTACCCGGACGCACCCGAAATGCCCCATGGCTATGCCGGAACCTTTCTGGCCGCCCTTTGCCCGCCCCTGTGGCGCCGGATGATTACCCCGCTGCTTCTGGAGTGGGACGCCAAGCAAGCCTCACCGGCGGAGCGGGAAATTGCGCAGAAGGAAAACGCCCTGAGCGATATCGCGGAACTGCGGCGCACGACGCTCGCCGCAGGGTAA
- the nfi gene encoding deoxyribonuclease V (cleaves DNA at apurinic or apyrimidinic sites), with amino-acid sequence MSSLPRVPLPWPDELTPAAARALQKQWRGRVQRHGRVDGIRWIAGVDVAFPAQGSRSRGAAVLFRYPDLVPVAGSLAELPTRFPYVPGLLSFRELPALLAALSGLPQVPDMILVDGQGIAHPRRLGVASHLGVLLDRPTIGVAKSVLCGRYAEPDRASGSQSPLVHDGEVIGTVLRTRQNVRPVIVSCGHRVGLTEAVALVQSCSRGYRLPEPTRLADKLAGANPGPWPLGEGVPIRCESTVDVAGAAQAPVPIR; translated from the coding sequence ATGTCTTCTCTTCCGCGCGTCCCGTTGCCCTGGCCGGATGAGCTGACCCCGGCCGCCGCGCGCGCGTTACAGAAACAGTGGCGCGGCCGGGTTCAGCGGCACGGGCGCGTCGATGGCATTCGCTGGATCGCCGGCGTGGATGTGGCATTTCCGGCACAGGGGAGCCGGTCGCGTGGCGCCGCAGTGCTCTTTCGGTATCCGGATCTGGTTCCGGTGGCCGGGAGCCTTGCCGAGCTGCCGACCCGGTTTCCCTACGTGCCGGGGCTGCTGTCGTTTCGCGAATTGCCAGCGCTGCTGGCTGCGCTGTCCGGTTTGCCGCAGGTGCCCGATATGATCCTGGTCGACGGCCAGGGGATCGCTCACCCCCGGCGCCTGGGTGTGGCCAGCCACCTGGGCGTGCTCCTGGATCGACCGACCATCGGTGTGGCCAAGTCGGTACTTTGTGGCCGCTATGCCGAACCGGATCGAGCATCTGGCAGTCAGTCGCCGCTCGTTCATGACGGTGAGGTCATCGGGACCGTGCTGCGCACGCGGCAGAACGTTCGGCCGGTCATCGTCTCCTGTGGCCATCGAGTGGGCCTGACCGAAGCCGTTGCATTGGTCCAGTCGTGCTCGCGGGGCTATCGCCTGCCGGAACCGACTCGGCTGGCGGACAAACTGGCCGGTGCCAACCCTGGCCCTTGGCCACTTGGCGAAGGCGTGCCGATTCGGTGCGAATCGACAGTGGATGTTGCGGGCGCGGCTCAGGCGCCCGTTCCGATACGTTGA
- the grxD gene encoding Grx4 family monothiol glutaredoxin gives MNDALVGQIQALLKSHPVLLFMKGTPDFPQCGFSAKVSGILKECKAPFASVNILEEPELREGLKVYANWPTFPQLYIDGELIGGCDITMGLYQSGELKQMIDAAGAQATQSA, from the coding sequence ATGAACGATGCATTGGTCGGCCAAATCCAGGCCCTGCTCAAGTCGCATCCTGTGCTGCTTTTCATGAAAGGCACGCCGGATTTTCCGCAGTGCGGGTTTTCCGCCAAGGTCAGCGGTATCCTCAAGGAGTGCAAGGCTCCGTTCGCCTCGGTGAACATTCTGGAAGAGCCCGAGCTGCGGGAAGGACTGAAGGTTTATGCCAATTGGCCGACGTTCCCCCAGCTCTACATCGATGGCGAACTGATCGGTGGCTGTGATATCACCATGGGCCTGTACCAGAGTGGCGAACTGAAGCAGATGATCGATGCGGCAGGCGCCCAGGCGACTCAGTCCGCCTGA
- the bfr gene encoding bacterioferritin, protein MKGHPQAIEWLNRILENELTAINQYFLHARMCKNWGYESLGKKIYAESIDEMKHADVLIERILFLEGLPNLQSLGKLMIGESVREVLRCDLELERIAHPALKDAIAFMEGIGDYISREVLEDILESEEEHIDWLETQLHLMDELGDPNYLQSAV, encoded by the coding sequence ATGAAAGGTCATCCTCAGGCCATCGAGTGGCTCAATCGAATCCTCGAAAATGAGCTCACCGCCATCAACCAGTACTTCCTGCATGCACGCATGTGCAAAAACTGGGGATATGAAAGCCTCGGCAAGAAGATCTATGCCGAGTCGATCGACGAGATGAAGCACGCCGATGTCCTGATCGAGCGAATTCTGTTTCTCGAAGGCCTGCCCAATCTTCAGTCGCTCGGCAAGCTGATGATTGGCGAATCGGTTCGCGAGGTGCTGCGCTGCGATCTGGAACTGGAGCGTATTGCCCATCCAGCCCTCAAGGACGCGATTGCCTTCATGGAAGGCATCGGCGACTACATCAGCCGGGAAGTACTTGAAGACATCCTCGAAAGCGAGGAAGAGCACATCGACTGGCTCGAAACCCAGCTCCATCTGATGGACGAGCTGGGCGATCCCAACTATCTTCAGTCAGCGGTTTAA
- a CDS encoding CopZ family metallochaperone, giving the protein MVVLKIDGMTCGHCVKAVSSALEQIPGVRAVRVDLERGQAEIDGSAELAQLIEAVREEGYDVQPVS; this is encoded by the coding sequence ATGGTAGTTCTCAAAATCGATGGGATGACCTGCGGTCATTGTGTGAAGGCCGTTTCCAGCGCGCTGGAACAGATCCCCGGCGTGCGTGCCGTGCGGGTGGACCTGGAGCGTGGCCAGGCCGAGATCGACGGCTCAGCCGAGCTGGCGCAGCTGATCGAGGCGGTTCGCGAGGAAGGATACGACGTCCAGCCGGTTTCCTGA